The sequence below is a genomic window from Lysobacter capsici.
TCGACCGCGAACCGCGCACCTGGGACCGGCCGAGCGATCATGCGCCGGCTTGGGTGGAGTTGGCGGGGTGAGGTTCGCTGCGGGTTGATTTAGCTCGGCTTTGATGTTGCTCGGCTGGATTCGGCCGGATTCGGCTGACGTGGCCCTGACGATTTTGCTTTTGCTCGTCATTCCCGCGAACGCGGGAATAACGTCCTGAAAGATTTCTCCACCCCAGCAACGCAAAAGGCCCGGCGATCGCCGGGCCTTTCGTTTCCAATCGTTCAACAACGCAAGCCTTGCGCAACCGCTGCGCTCAACGCACCCGGCCGCGACGGAACAGGTTCACGATCGCGAGCAGCACGACCGCGCCGACCAGCGACAGCACCAGGCCGCCGAGGTTGAAGGCGCCGCTGTTGATGGTGCCCGCGCCGATGCCGAGCACGCCACCGAGCCAACCGCCCAGGAACGCGCCGACGATGCCGACGATGATGTTGAGGAACACGCCCTGCTGACCATCGGTCCTCATGATCATGCTGGCGATCCAACCGATGATGCCGCCTACGACCAGCCAAATGATGATACCGAGCATGTGCGTCCTCCTGGCAATTCGATGATGTCGAAACAATGCGCTGCGA
It includes:
- a CDS encoding GlsB/YeaQ/YmgE family stress response membrane protein; its protein translation is MLGIIIWLVVGGIIGWIASMIMRTDGQQGVFLNIIVGIVGAFLGGWLGGVLGIGAGTINSGAFNLGGLVLSLVGAVVLLAIVNLFRRGRVR